One Vairimorpha necatrix chromosome 7, complete sequence DNA segment encodes these proteins:
- a CDS encoding putative SP-containing protein: MNVLIFLNTIFCSSLFFENSIINEYDSLRGRAIQLENLIVLIRDEIREEMPQMLEYLTESRNEKILMAFIKYNESLCLCNVGFLLDQKFNDFIKENPTKDSFYKIKVALERLSDFFFAFKSSHNYFMKIVCYDYKENENKHFDNRLRTINGIYQYFREELEEALKKIEEMKIEINIKIE; the protein is encoded by the coding sequence ATGAATGTTTTAATCTTTCTAAATACTATTTTCTGCAGTTCGCTGTTTTTTGAAAACAGTATAATAAACGAATATGATAGTTTGAGAGGAAGGGCTATAcaattagaaaatttaatagtACTAATAAGAGACGAAATTAGAGAAGAAATGCCCCAAATGCTGGAATATTTAACAGAATCAAGGAACGAAAAGATTTTGATGGCATTTATCAAGTATAATGAATCACTTTGTTTATGCAATGTTGGATTTCTTTTGGACCAAAAGTTCAATGATTtcataaaagaaaatccaACAAAAGATtcgttttataaaataaaagtggCTTTAGAAAGACTTtcagattttttttttgcatttaAGTCATcacataattattttatgaaaattgtTTGTTATGATTATAAGGAAAATGAAAACAAACACTTTGATAACCGCTTAAGAACTATAAATGGAATTTACCAATATTTCAGAGAAGAATTAGAAGAAgcactaaaaaaaattgaagaaaTGAAGAttgaaattaatataaagattgaataa